The sequence TGATGAGTAACCGTGTCAAAAATTAAAAAGCATATCCAGGAATGGATATGCGTTAGCTCTTACAAAAAGAAAAAACATTATTATTATCGGGGAAGGCACTTGTCTAAAAGCAGGTGCCTTCCCTGTTTTATAGTTATTATTATTTGCCGGATTGTGAATTTCCTGCCCAAGCCATAGGCCACCTTCATGCAGATGGTTGGCATATCTGGATCTGACTTTGTTTGCTCAGTAAGAAAATAATTTGGGCGTTAAGAAATTATTACGTGTGCAAACATACAATGGACAATGGTGTTATTTTGTGTGTGGATGATAATTGGTTGATGCCCCAAACAGTAATCTGCTGGTATTTAACGGATTATTTAAAAACAATATATATATCCATTGGATAACTGGTATTGCGGCGCTGCAAATTTATATATGTTTAAATATTATTCATCAAGGGAATTGCAGACCATTATTGGGTTTCAGGCGATAGATTCCATCGCGTTTCAAAGTTTATTGCGACAATAAAATTTATAACCCTTAATTTTGCACGATTTTTTTGTCGGGTGAATGAGAAGAAAATCAGCCAGGTTTTAATTTTTTCAATGAAATACGCAAATGCCTAAAGACTCTTCTATCAAATCTGTTCTTATTATTGGTTCTGGTCCTATTATTATTGGTCAGGCATGTGAATTTGACTACTCCGGTTCTCAGGCAGCACGTTCTCTGCGTGAGGAAGGTATCAAAGTGATCCTGATAAATTCCAATCCGGCCACTATCATGACTGACCCTATGATGGCCGATAGGGTATACTTACTACCCCTGACGGTGGAGAGTATAGAACAGATACTGGAAGAGCAGCAGATAGACGCTGTGTTACCTACCATGGGTGGTCAGACCGCCCTGAACCTTTGTAAGGAGGTAGATGAACTGGGTATCTGGGAAAAATACAATGTTCGCCTGATTGGGGTGGATATCAAAGCTATCGACAAAGCAGAAGACCGTGAACAGTTCCGCCAGTGGATGATCCAGCTGGGTGTACCTGTAGCACCTGCAAAAACAGCTAACTCCTTCCTGGAAGGTAAAGAATTCGCACAGGAAATCGGTTTCCCGCTGGTAATCCGTCCTTCCTTCACCCTGGGTGGTACCGGTGGTGGTTTTGTGCACACCAAAGATGATCTGGACGAAGCTTTGCAGCGTGGTCTTCAGGCATCTCCGATCCATGAAGTACTGGTAGAGAAAGCCGTACTGGGTTGGAAGGAGTTCGAACTGGAACTGTTGCGTGATTCCAAAGACAACGTAGTGATCATCTGTACAGTGGAAAACCTGGATCCAATGGGTATCCATACAGGTGATTCCATCACTGTGGCACCTGCCATGACGCTGAGTGACACTGCTTATCAGCTGATGCGTAACAAGGCGATGGAGATGATGCGTGATCTTGGCAACTTTGCTGGTGGTTGTAACGTACAGTTCTCTCTGAATCCTGCTACTGAAGAGATCATCGCCATAGAAATCAATCCTCGTGTGAGCCGCTCTTCTGCACTGGCTTCCAAAGCAACTGGTTATCCAATTGCAAAGATTGCTGCTAAACTGGCAATCGGTTATACACTGGATGAACTGGAGAACCAGATCACCAGAACCACCTCAGCTTTCTTCGAACCAGCACTGGACTACGTAATCGTAAAGATGCCACGCTGGAACTTCGATAAATTTAAAGGTGCTGATCAGACACTGGGGCTGCAGATGAAGTCAGTAGGTGAGGTAATGGCAATTGGCCGTACTTTCCCTGAGGCTTTGCAGAAGGCTTGTCAGAGTCTGGAAAACGATGCACTGGGTCTGGGTTACTATGGTAAATCCCAGATGAAGAGCGAGCAGCTGCTGGAAAGAATGAAGACACCTACCTGGGACAGGATTTTCCGTATCAAGGATGCCCTGATGGAAGGTGTATCTGTAAAGCACCTGCACCAGCTTACTTATATTGACAAATGGTTCCTGCACCAGATCAATGATATCGTGACCCTGGAAAAACAACTGATGGAGCACGATCTGGATACAATACCTGTTGATATGCTGCGCGAAGCAAAACGTATGGGCTTCTCTGATGCACAGCTGGTACACCTGTTGGGTAACTGTGAAGAAGAAGAGGTATACGCAAAACGTAAGGAACTGGGCATCACCCGTACTTACAAAATGGTAGATACCTGCTCTGCGGAATTTGAAGCAAAAACTCCTTATTTCTACTCCACATTTGATTCTGTAAACGAAAGTCAGCCTTCTGAAAATAAGAAAGTAATCGTACTGGGTTCAGGTCCTAACCGTATCGGTCAGGGTATTGAATTCGACTACTGCTGTACGCATGGTCTGCAGGCGATACAGGAATGCGGTTACGATGCTATCATGGTAAACTGTAACCCTGAAACTGTATCTACTGATTTCGATATGGCGAACAAGCTGTACTTCGAACCAGTGTTCTGGGAACATCTGTGGGAGATTATCGAGCTGGAAAAACCTGAAGGGGTGATTGTACAGCTAGGTGGTCAGACTGCGCTGAAACTGGCTAAAAAACTGGAAGAAAAAGGAATCCGCATCATCGGTACATCCTTTGACAACATGGATATTGCCGAAGACCGTGGCCGTTTCTCCGACCTGCTGAAAGAACTGAACATTCCTTATCCTAAGTATGGCACTGCCTACAATACGGACGATGCGATTGAAGTAGCGAAAGAAGTTGGTTATCCGGTACTGGTTCGTCCTTCATATGTATTGGGCGGTCAGCGTATGCGTATCGTAATTAACGAAGAAGAACTGGAAAGCTCTGTACTGAGCCTGCTGAAACACTTACCAGGTAACAAGATCCTGATTGACCACTTCCTGGATCGTTGTCAGGAGGCGGAGATCGACGGTATCTTTGATGGCGAAAACTTCCATGTAATGGGCGTAATGGAGCACATCGAGCCTGCAGGTATTCACAGTGGCGACAGTAATGCGGTACTGCCAGCGTTCAACCTTTCTCCAATGGAAGTAACAACAATGGAGTACTACGCTGAGAAGATTGCAAGGGCACTTGATATCCGTGGATTGATCAACATTCAGTTTGCCATCAAGAATGGTCAGGTGTTTGTGATCGAAGCTAACCCACGTGCATCGCGTACTACACCATTCATCGCAAAAGCTTACCAGGTGCCATACCTGAACATAGCTACCAAAGTGATGCTGGGTAAGAATAAACTGACCGATTTCACCATCGAGAAGAAACTGGACGGTTTTGCAATTAAGGAGCCTGTGTTCTCTTTCAATAAGTTCCCAGGTGTGAACAAGGAATTAGGCCCTGAAATGAAATCAACAGGTGAAGCGATCCGCTTTATTAAAGACCTGCGTGATCCATATTTCAGAACCTTGTACAAGGAGAAGAGCATGTATCTGAGCAAATAACTTGTTACAGCATATTTTTGAAAAGGGGTGTATCTCAATAAGATGCATCCCTTTTTTTATGCTATTACTGCATGTTTAATGCATTGAATAAAGTGAAGTATTAATGCAGTGGGAGTATAAAAAAATCAGAGCCTGATGAAGATCAGGCTCTTTCTTTTCCCTCAAAATAACCATTAAAGACACGACTATTTACTTACATAAATAGCGTGACCGGTAATGCAGTTTACTATAAATATTAAATATTAAAAAGATGTTAACTAATCAATAACAGATGAAAATAGTGATAATTCTTATTTATATGATTAGTAATTATATAATAAATATTTATTAATTTATATGTGTAAAACATCTTTTAAAGGCATGAATATTTTCATCTTATTAACTTATCATGATGACTTTCCGGGTATCAAATTTTTACTCCTGAGATTGGTGAAGTAAATTGCCGTATTCCATTTTGTTAACCAATATAAGGTCATGTTTGTTTACATTCTGAAAACCGCTCCTTTTTTGCGGATTGTGATTCCATTTATGTTGGGAATCATCTGGCCATTACCATTGTTGTTTGTTATTCCGGGTGTGTTATTTCTTTTAATGCTTCATGTAGGAATTGGTTATCTGCCGCTATGGGTAAGGTTTAAACTGGATGTGTACAGGGGAATAATTCTACAATTATTACTTGTATGCATGGGATGTATGCTGGTAGATGCAAAAGAAAAATGTAAACATCATCTAATCAAAGCGGCACCTGATGAGGTGTTGGTGGGTACGATAGCAGCCCCGATACAAAGTAGTCAATATGGATATAGAACAGTAGTTGAACTACAAACGAAAGAACAGTTACTGATTTATTTTCCTCCGGATAGCGCTGTCATGGCTATTCAGGAAGGAGACCGGTTATTGTTCAACGGCGCCGTACAACTCATTTCTTTCAATGGTAATCCTGGTTCATTCAATTATCGTGAATACTGTGCAACACGATATATTTATCAGCAGGTACACCTGCAAACAGGCCACTGGCGGCATATTTCGCTACCTAAAAGTATCTTGCTGCGTTGTCGCAATAGTTGTCTGCAAATCATCAACCAATGTATAGGTGGCCGGGAAGCTGGTCTGGCAGCGGCTTTACTAATAGGGTACCGATATGGTTTAGACAGAGAAATGGTGAATGATTATATGCAAACGGGCATTGTACATATCATCGCTATTTCAGGTATGCATCTGGCATTGATATATGGTTGTCTGATCTGGAGCCTGCAATGGCTGCCGATACCTTCTCTGAAAGGAGTGCTGATCATCGTGGTGGTATGGGGGTTTACTTTGCTTACAGGTGCTTCTGCTTCGGTATTGAGAGCTGCCGTGATGCTGACTGTAGTGACTGTCGGGAAGTTCTTTTTAGACCGTGATTCTTCTACTTATAATCAGCTTGCGCTTTCTGCATTTCTGTTGCTATGTTATGATCCTGCGCTGATAAAAGATGTAGGTTTTCAATTGTCTTACCTGGCGGTGTTGGGCATCCTGTTACTGAATAAGCCCTTCGATAGTAAATCTTATTGGTGGCGGAAACTAAGGGAAGCCATCACAATCGCTATCGCTGCACAAGCTATTACTTTCCCTTTGTGCCTTTACCTCTTTGGACAGTTTCCACTTTATTTTCTGCCAGCGAATCTACTGGCGGTACCCTTGTCTACCTTAATCCTGTATGGTGAAATAATGTTATTGTGTGTGCAGACACACTGGCTGGGCGCATGTCTGCAATGGTTATTGATCATGATGAATACTATTGTTGAATGGATAGGACATTTGCCGGGCGCATTAATTACAGGGTTGCATATATCAGTGTATGGAGTCGTGGCATTGTATGTTTGTATTGTTGCATACTTAGCAGGCAAGAAAGGGATTGTTTACATGATGGGCGCTCTTTGTCTGTGGAGTCTGATTGTACTGCCAGAAAAGTTACAGCGGCAACAACAGCAGGTCATGATTGTGTACAATCAGCCACGGCATACGGGCATTGACTTTATCCAGGGGCATGTAGTTCAGTTCGCAGGTGATGATAGCATATCTGCTGATATGCTGCGGGCAGCAAGGGATTTTTACGACGCTGATACAGGAAGGTTAGCAGGGTTTGAACAGCTGGGGCATTTTATTTGTTGTGGAAACAAGCGCGTGGTAATAGTAGACAGCGCACTGCCTGCTGGCAGACCCACAAAAAAATTCAAGACAGATTATCTTTTACTGTCACATAATCCACGTGTGGCAATCAAAGATTTGCAAGGGTTTTACGATGTGGGCTGCTTTATTTTTGACGCATCCAGTTCCCGCAGCAGGATAGAGGAATGGAAAAGTGAATGTTACGCGCTAACTTTGCGCTTCCTTTCGGTTCCGGACCAGGGAGCCTATGTTGTAAATTTCTAATGTTTCCATACATGCAAAAGCAAATAAAATCAGCATTGATCTCCGTTTTCTATAAAGACAACCTGGAGAACATCGTTAAAAAATTGGGTGAACAGGGTGTAACCATCTATTCTACCGGTGGTACACAAAAGTTTATTGAAGACTTAGGTGTTTCCTGTGTGGCTGTAGAAAACCTGACAGCTTATCCTTCCATCCTGGGAGGCCGTGTAAAAACATTGCATCCTAAAGTATTTGGTGGTATTCTGGCTCGTCGTGATAATCCACAGGATCTGGAACAGCTTGCACAATACGAGATTCCTGAACTGGATCTGGTAATCGTGGATCTGTATCCGTTCGAAGAGACTGTAAAGAGCACGAAGGAAGAACAAACTATCATCGAGAAGATCGATATCGGTGGTGTATCTCTGATCAGAGCTGCCGGTAAGAACTACAAAGATGTTGTGATCGTTGCTTCCAAAGACCAGTATGCTGATCTGGAAAAAGTACTGACTGACAACAATGGCGCTACTTCACTGGAAGATCGTCGTGCTTTTGCTGCCAAGGCATTTGAAGTATGTGCTAACTATGATGTAGCAATTTCACAGTACTTCCTGAACAATGAGCCAAATGCTTATTTCCAGGTATCTGCACCTCAGGGTCAGATCATGCGTTATGGAGAAAATCCTCACCAGAAGGGTGTATTCTATGGTGACCTGTCTGAGATCTTCAACAAGCTGCATGGTAAAGAACTGTCTTACAATAACCTGGTAGACGTAGATGCGGCCTGCCAGCTGATTCAGGAATTTAAAGACATCACTTTCGCTGTCATCAAGCATACCAACGTATGCGGTATCGCTAGTCGCTCTACCCTGAAAGAAGCTTGGGATGCTGCGCTGGCTGGTGATAAGGAAAGTGCATTTGGTGGCGTACTGGTTTGTAATGCTATAGTAGATAAAGCGACTGCTGAGTCTATCAGCGAGATCTTCTTTGAAATCCTGATTGCTCCGGGTTTTGCGCCTGATGCACTGGAAGTGCTGCAGGCTAAAAAGAATCGCATCTTATTGGAGCAGAAAGCACCTGTCGTAGCTCCGTATGTATATAAGAATGTGCTGAACGGCGTACTGTTGCAGGGCAATGATAAGGGTAACTTCCAGGACTGGAACGATGTAGGTGCTAAACCTGCTACACCGGAAGAGAAAGCAGACCTTACCTTTGCTAACATCGTATGTAAACACCTGAAATCTAACGCTATCGCACTGGTGAAAAACCAGCAGCTGATTGGTAAAGGTTGTGGCCAGACTTCCCGTATCGATGCGCTGCGCCATGCTATTGAAAAAGCAAAGCAATTCAATTTCGATCTGAGAGGGGCAGCTATGGCGTCTGACGCATTCTTCCCATTCGATGATTGCGTACGTATCGCTCATGCTGAAGGTATCGTATCTATCATTCAGCCAGGTGGCTCTGTTCGTGACAACGACTCAATTACTTACTGTAAAGAAAATGATATGGTGATGGTTATGACCGGTATGCGTCATTTCAGACACTAAGTCTTTCTAAACAGAAAGAATAATATTTTGTAAGCACCGGTTATGCCGGTGCTTATTTTTTATATTTGTTACGGGCTATGGCATTTATACATCACAATAGTGACAACGGGGCGGACGATGCACAGATGATCCGGATATACAAACAATCCGGCAAGCTTGAAGATCTCGCTACCCTTTACCAGCGTTACATGAACCTGGTATATGGGGTCTGTTTGCGTTATTTTGATGAAGAGGCCAGTAAGGATGTTGTGATGCAGATCTTTGAAGAACTCATCGTGAAAGTGCAACAGTATGAGATACAGAACTTTAAAAGCTGGCTACATGTCCTGACCCGCAATCATTGTCTGATGAAACTGCGGGCGATGAAGAACAAAGAAAGCCGTGAGATCTCCCTTGATGTGCTCCCTGTTATGGAAAACGAGCAATTTACACATCATGATGGCGGTACGGCGCTGGAGACAAATCTCCAGGAGATGGAAAGGTGTATGGAGACCTTGCCGGAAGAACAGAAGCGTAGTGTCGATCTTTTTTACCTGAAGGAAAAGAGCTACAAAGAAGTAGCCGATCTGACAGGATATGAGATGAAAAAGGTGAAAAGTTATATTCAGAATGGGAAGCGCAATCTGAAAAATTGTATGGAAGAACATAATGCAGCAGCAAAGCAATCATATTAAACCTGTGGCAGATCCTGATCTGATACGCCGTTATCTGGCTGGAGAGCTGGATCACAAGGCTATGCACGCCCTGGAGCGGCAGGCTTTGGATGATCCGTTCCTGGCAGAAGCACTGGAGGGCTTTGAAAAGCATGCTCCGGATCAGCGTATGAACCTGGCTGACCTGAGCAAACGAGTGGAGCAAAGGGTACAGGCGCCTGCTAAAAGGAGGGTGATTCCAATGTATCTGCGTTGGGCAGTTGCAGCATCGGTCTGTTTTGTAGTTGGGTCCAGCATTATCTGGTTGTGGCCTGCAGGGAATAAAATTGAAATAGCGAAGGTGGACGTTAAGACGGATACCATTATTCCGGCTGAGGTACCAGCGATGGTACAGGTGCCGGAAAGTGCGACGATGTTTAAGAAGGAACAGAGTACCAATAAAAGTTTTCAGGCACCTGCTGTAACGGCTCCAATAGCAACTCCTCTCAATGAACCCAAGGCAGAACCACAGCCGCAGGCAGAGGTCACATTGGCACCAGCACCCGCTTTGACTCCTTCTATTAATGTAGCTAAAGATACTGTTGATGTATTGGCTAGTCAGAATTACCGTAAAGTTTATGATGAGTATAAATCATCCTCTAATACGGCGATGACAATGAACCAGATATCCAGGTTTTCTACTTATGATCAAAACCTCATTAAAGGAAGGGTCCTTAATTGGAAAGGAGACAGTGGTATTGCCGGTGTAACCGTTACTACCGGAATTTATGGAGCAACTACAGATCAGGAAGGATATTTCTCTCTCCCGGCCGCAAGAATGAGTAAGAAAATGGGAGGTAATCAACTGTTCACTGCCTATGCTCCCGGATATGAAAGTAAGAGCCTGAATTATTCAGGCAGCGAGCCATTTGTAAGAATGCAACTGAAACGAACTACAGATACGACAACCGTAATCGGTAATTCAGGCAATAATGATCCATCTCCTATGGGTGGATTTGAGAAGTACGAAATATACCTCACTAAAAATGTACAATATCCTGCAGGTCTTATCGTAAGTGGTAGAGTCAGGGTACAATTCTATGTACAGCCGGATGGTTCGTTGACTGATTTCAGGGTGCTGAAAAAGCTGCAGGCTGAATGTGATCAGGAAGCTATCCGCTTAATCAAAGTCGGGCCGGCATGGTTACCAGCAGCAAATGGAAAAGCTGTAAAAGTAAAAGTTGATGTGAATTTTACCCCGGAAGCGCATCAATAGCTGGCTTTGTGCTGCTTTATCGCCTTAATCAGTTTCCTGTTTCTTCTATCTGCGCGACTATCATTTAATGATACGACTGCCCAAATTGCAGCCGGAATCCACCCGAGTATTGTGCATTGGAGTATCAGGCATAATATGCCGGAAAGAAGCTTGCCTCTCAGCAAAAATGATAGCCAAGGTAACAATATTGCTATCAGCGTCATGTTGTGGTGTTTTATTGGAATTTACTACTTTTTGCGGTCTTTCCACATCTGGTTGAAGGATTTAGGGGCAAATACAGGCAATTCCCTGTCTTCTCCCCATGCTTGGGTAAAGAACCTTTTCATGAAGAAGTTCTTCATATTTCCACTGGCAAGGTTCATCATGCGCCGGCTTAGACTGGCTTGTTTCCAGCCAAACCAGGATATCTTTTCAGCACCGGAAGTATGGTTTTCTTCTACGGCTTTATGTCGGTTGTGGAGTAGTAATTCATGGAGGTTGATGCGTACCGGGCATACTTCTGTACAGTTTCCGCAAAGGGATGAAGCATAACTCAGGTGCATATAATTTTCAACACCCTTCAGGTGAGGGGTAATAACAGAGCCGATCGGACCGCTATAGGTTGTGCCATAAGTATGACCACCAATGTTTTTATAAACAGGGCAGGCATTCAGGCAGGAACCGCAGCGAATACAATACAGCGCTTCTCTGGCTTCAGTATCCGCAAGTAAATTAGTACGACCATTATCCATCAGGATCACATACATTTCTTCAGGACCATCTATTTCTCCTTCCTGACGTGGACCGCTAAAGATGGAGTTATATACAGTTACCTGCTGACCGGTACCATAGGTCGCCAGCAATGGCCAGAAGAGTGCCAGGTCATTGATAGATGGGATCATCTTTTCGATGCCCACCAGTACGATATGTGTTTTGGGAAAGGCGGTGCTCAGACGTGCGTTTCCTTCATTTTCAGTTACGGCGATACCACCGATATCTGCAATGATGAAGTTTGCCCCCGTAATGCCGATTTCGGCATCCAGGTATTTCTGACGGAGTTTTTCACGGGCTACCATGGTCAGCTCCTGGGGAGTGAGGTTGGGAGGCGTGCCCAGTTTTTCTTCGAACAGACGGGCTACATCTTCCTTGCTTTTGTGCATGGCGGGTGTTACGATGTGGTAAGGCGGCTCACCATCCAGCTGTTGGATGTATTCTCCCAGGTCTGTTTCTACACACTCAATATTATGATCGGCCAGGAAGCTGTTCAAATGAACTTCTTCTGTTGCCATTGATTTGCTCTTTACGATGCTTTTGCAATTCTTGGCTTTGCAAATGTTCAGTATTTCTTCCAGCACCTGCTCCGCATTTTCCGCCCAGATCACTTTGCCACCACGACGGGTCAGGTTGGATTCAAACTCTTCGAGGTGTTTGTCCAGCTGCTCAATAGCTCTCCATTTGATATTCTTGGCGCGTTCGCGAGCAGTCATCAGATCGGAGAACTGATTTTTTCCGGCTTTTACAGCTGTATTATACTTGCCTATATTATAATTGATTGTCTGGCGATGACCGAGGTCTGTCGCTTTCTTCTCGCTCTTGTCCAGGAATGTGGAGGCATTCTGATGCATACTTTGTTAGAATTGCTGATTGCGAATGACAAAAGCCATACCGGAAAACGGTATGGTGGTGTATTTAGACAACTATTTGGTAAAGATAGGGAATTACCAATGGATAATGCCACAGGCCGTCAGCCTTAATCTGCGCGGTATTTTTTGGTCGCTATTTTATCCAGCACGGCGTAAAATTCTTCCCCGTATTTGCGGATGATAGCTTCCTGGAGGAAGCGGTACACCGGTACTTTCAGGCTTTTGCCATTCTTGCATGCTGGTTTACATATGTCCCAACGGTCGTAGTTGACTGCCTCAAAAGATTCGTATTTAGTGACCCGGATGGGGTAGAGGTGACAGGAGATCGGTTTTTTATAATCTACGATGCCGTCTTTGTATGCTTTTTCTATACCGCAACCTACTACGCCATATTCGTCGATGCTGGCATAGGCACAGATACCACCATCCACGATAGGGGTTACATACCCATATTCATCATCAATAGTATTGGTCCCGGTTTTTTCTATTTCGGCGATCCCTTCCGGGCGCAGGTAAGACTTGATTTTTGGATAGACCTTCTTCAGGATCTTTACTTCGTCTTTGTCCAGTGGAGCTCCACAGTCCCCTGCTACGCAGCAGGCTCCTTTGCAGGCCCCCAGGTTGCACACGAACTTTTCTTCCACTATTTCGTCACTGATATATTTATCGTCTATGATGATCATTGGTAGGATAATGACCGCAAAATTACAACAATCTGGTTGCTTTTGCATGGTTCGGTTCGGAGTCTAACGCCATTTCAGTGTTTCCACCAGGTGCAGCATATCTTCCTGCAGGAATTTATGTACTGGTGCAAGGGAGTCTGCATTTGGTGCAGCGTCGAAATAAAGGGCGCCACGCAGGAAGTGTTTTACGGAATCTGTCATATAGAACTGTTTGGCAGAAGCCGCGTTACCTCCTACATCGTAGAAAAGACCATAAATGTGGTTGGCTGGGTTACCGATGTTTTTTTCTTCAATGTATTCTGCCTTATAAGTATGCTTATAAGTCATCTTAAAGGCATCATTAATGAGTTTCTGGAAGTCGTTTTCCCCTTTCCCGATTTCTTTATAGCTCATGTATATTTTCCCATTGAGGGTAGGAAACTCTACATTTATCCAATAGGGATTTTCAGTTTTTTGTCCAAAGAAGAGGCTGTCCTTGACGATATTGGCGTAAACGGGATATTCGAATGTATATGGATATCCGGGTTGGTCAAATACGCGATATTCTCTTTTAGGAAAATTGATCTGGAAGTATCCTCTTGGTTTAGGAGTATATGTTTGGTCACAGGCAGTATACAGCAACGGCAGTAATAACAGCATGAAACAGCCTTTCAGCCGGGCGGTAACAGTTGACAGGCTTCTTTTTCTCTTACAGTTCATTGCTTCTATGTTGTGATATTATTCTTCTTCCACGTTTTGCCTTACGCTTACCTGTACTTTCTGGATGCGCATCTTGCTCTTTTCCAGTACAGTAAAGTCATAATCTCCATAGGTGATCACGCTGTTTTCTTCCGGGAATTTACCAGCCAGTTCAAGGATCAGGCCTCCGATGGAGTCGCTTTCACCCTTTACAGTTTCGAAGGTATCCGGAGGAATGTTCATGATACGGCAAACGTCGTTGAGCATGGTTTTGCCCTCGAACACGTAGGTATAGTTGTCAACTTTGGAATAGTTGAATTCTTCTTCGTCAAATTCATCTTTGATATCTCCGATCACTTCTTCTACAATATCTTCCAGGGTTACGATACCGGAGGTACCACCAAATTCATCTACCACTACGGCAAAGTGCATTCTCCTGGTTTGGAATTCAGATAGCAGGTCTTCGATGAGCTTGTGGCCGTGAACGAAGAATGGCTGGCGCATTACGGTATGCCAGTCAAAAGTATTGCCTTTGTCAAGGTGTGGGAGCAGGTCTTTGGTATGTATAACGCCAACGATATTGTCCAGATTGCCTTTGTAAACAGGCAGGCGGGAATAGTGGAGGTCAGCTACATGTTTGACAACTACATCGAAAGGGGCGTCGTATTCCACACCGTGCACATCCAGACGGGTATGCATGATTTGTTTTACGGTGATATTGCCAAACTTCAGGATGCCTTTCAGGATGTTTTTTTCCTCCTGTGAGGCGGTCGGGTCCACACTCATTTCGATGGCTTCGTCTATTTCCTGGTAGTTGACAGCGCCGCTGCCACGATGGAAGAAGCGGGCTTCGATGCTTTCGCTCATGCTTACATAGAAGTCGCTGACTGGTTCGAGGGTAGCATGAATAATGCTTACAAACCAGGCGAAGTAGGTAGCAAAGCGAATGTTGTTTTGGGCGGCCCATACCCTGGGGAGTACCTGGCCAAAGAAGAGGAGTACAAAGATGATGATGGCTATGCGCACCACGAAGGAAACGACAGGCAGGGTCTGCAGGTCTTCCATTTGGGTGATGAGGTAGCTGGTCACCATGATGAATGCCAGGGAAAGGAGTATACCTGCTATCTGGAGGGATGCCAGCAGGGAGCGGGGCTTTTCCAGGAGTTTGGTAATGAGTTTTCCACTGGTGTTTTGCCTGGTTTTCAGAGCGTTCAGGTCCTTGTAATTCAGGGAGAAGAAGGCTACTTCTGCGCCGGAGACGATGAAAGCCAAGAGTAAGAGTATGAAGATTACAAGCAGGTAAATCACCACGTTTGGCGTGGCAATTGGTGCCGAGGCTTGTAACAGGGTGAGCTTACCAGAAATAATGCTTGCCGGATAGGTGTACAAATTGTTCAACTTTTCGTTAAGGAATTAAAAACCAGCATTACACTGCAAAGCAGGTTCCAAAAAAATGGGAAAGAAATTCAGGTATTAAATTGAATCGCTT is a genomic window of Chitinophaga sp. LS1 containing:
- the carB gene encoding carbamoyl-phosphate synthase large subunit, with translation MPKDSSIKSVLIIGSGPIIIGQACEFDYSGSQAARSLREEGIKVILINSNPATIMTDPMMADRVYLLPLTVESIEQILEEQQIDAVLPTMGGQTALNLCKEVDELGIWEKYNVRLIGVDIKAIDKAEDREQFRQWMIQLGVPVAPAKTANSFLEGKEFAQEIGFPLVIRPSFTLGGTGGGFVHTKDDLDEALQRGLQASPIHEVLVEKAVLGWKEFELELLRDSKDNVVIICTVENLDPMGIHTGDSITVAPAMTLSDTAYQLMRNKAMEMMRDLGNFAGGCNVQFSLNPATEEIIAIEINPRVSRSSALASKATGYPIAKIAAKLAIGYTLDELENQITRTTSAFFEPALDYVIVKMPRWNFDKFKGADQTLGLQMKSVGEVMAIGRTFPEALQKACQSLENDALGLGYYGKSQMKSEQLLERMKTPTWDRIFRIKDALMEGVSVKHLHQLTYIDKWFLHQINDIVTLEKQLMEHDLDTIPVDMLREAKRMGFSDAQLVHLLGNCEEEEVYAKRKELGITRTYKMVDTCSAEFEAKTPYFYSTFDSVNESQPSENKKVIVLGSGPNRIGQGIEFDYCCTHGLQAIQECGYDAIMVNCNPETVSTDFDMANKLYFEPVFWEHLWEIIELEKPEGVIVQLGGQTALKLAKKLEEKGIRIIGTSFDNMDIAEDRGRFSDLLKELNIPYPKYGTAYNTDDAIEVAKEVGYPVLVRPSYVLGGQRMRIVINEEELESSVLSLLKHLPGNKILIDHFLDRCQEAEIDGIFDGENFHVMGVMEHIEPAGIHSGDSNAVLPAFNLSPMEVTTMEYYAEKIARALDIRGLINIQFAIKNGQVFVIEANPRASRTTPFIAKAYQVPYLNIATKVMLGKNKLTDFTIEKKLDGFAIKEPVFSFNKFPGVNKELGPEMKSTGEAIRFIKDLRDPYFRTLYKEKSMYLSK
- a CDS encoding ComEC/Rec2 family competence protein, with the translated sequence MFVYILKTAPFLRIVIPFMLGIIWPLPLLFVIPGVLFLLMLHVGIGYLPLWVRFKLDVYRGIILQLLLVCMGCMLVDAKEKCKHHLIKAAPDEVLVGTIAAPIQSSQYGYRTVVELQTKEQLLIYFPPDSAVMAIQEGDRLLFNGAVQLISFNGNPGSFNYREYCATRYIYQQVHLQTGHWRHISLPKSILLRCRNSCLQIINQCIGGREAGLAAALLIGYRYGLDREMVNDYMQTGIVHIIAISGMHLALIYGCLIWSLQWLPIPSLKGVLIIVVVWGFTLLTGASASVLRAAVMLTVVTVGKFFLDRDSSTYNQLALSAFLLLCYDPALIKDVGFQLSYLAVLGILLLNKPFDSKSYWWRKLREAITIAIAAQAITFPLCLYLFGQFPLYFLPANLLAVPLSTLILYGEIMLLCVQTHWLGACLQWLLIMMNTIVEWIGHLPGALITGLHISVYGVVALYVCIVAYLAGKKGIVYMMGALCLWSLIVLPEKLQRQQQQVMIVYNQPRHTGIDFIQGHVVQFAGDDSISADMLRAARDFYDADTGRLAGFEQLGHFICCGNKRVVIVDSALPAGRPTKKFKTDYLLLSHNPRVAIKDLQGFYDVGCFIFDASSSRSRIEEWKSECYALTLRFLSVPDQGAYVVNF
- the purH gene encoding bifunctional phosphoribosylaminoimidazolecarboxamide formyltransferase/IMP cyclohydrolase, translating into MQKQIKSALISVFYKDNLENIVKKLGEQGVTIYSTGGTQKFIEDLGVSCVAVENLTAYPSILGGRVKTLHPKVFGGILARRDNPQDLEQLAQYEIPELDLVIVDLYPFEETVKSTKEEQTIIEKIDIGGVSLIRAAGKNYKDVVIVASKDQYADLEKVLTDNNGATSLEDRRAFAAKAFEVCANYDVAISQYFLNNEPNAYFQVSAPQGQIMRYGENPHQKGVFYGDLSEIFNKLHGKELSYNNLVDVDAACQLIQEFKDITFAVIKHTNVCGIASRSTLKEAWDAALAGDKESAFGGVLVCNAIVDKATAESISEIFFEILIAPGFAPDALEVLQAKKNRILLEQKAPVVAPYVYKNVLNGVLLQGNDKGNFQDWNDVGAKPATPEEKADLTFANIVCKHLKSNAIALVKNQQLIGKGCGQTSRIDALRHAIEKAKQFNFDLRGAAMASDAFFPFDDCVRIAHAEGIVSIIQPGGSVRDNDSITYCKENDMVMVMTGMRHFRH